A genomic stretch from Candidatus Zixiibacteriota bacterium includes:
- a CDS encoding DUF6754 domain-containing protein encodes MMKNKFLLFIMVLLVIPIAGWGQDETEPDGVVESVPPAPPTNLSAFDTPNDNGHSISLQWDLSADDVEGNLDFAGYRILRAESPDGPYEIRKDSIPRGTMSERDSGVKESDNQDYFPREKDFWYKVVTLHKNGNAESEVFGPVRAVGQLYNWGKTPVAAAVILFTVFTLFFIQKARAGAELYVRPLAGIDAVDEAIGRATEMGKPILYVLGLGTAADVATIASFTILSRVAKKVAEYQTSLIVPCYDPIVMTVAQETVKTAYYDAGRPDAYHEDDVFFVTNQQFAYVGGVNGIMIREKPATNFYLGKFYAESLILAETGSATGSIQIAGTDEVTQIPFFVVACDYTLIGEELYAASAYLGREPILLGSLKGQDYCKALVIISILLGVIAAIFNWDGFMNLFTVGN; translated from the coding sequence ATGATGAAAAACAAGTTTTTACTGTTTATCATGGTGCTTCTGGTAATTCCTATCGCCGGATGGGGTCAGGATGAAACGGAGCCCGATGGCGTTGTCGAATCCGTACCTCCGGCGCCGCCCACTAATTTAAGCGCGTTTGATACTCCCAATGACAATGGTCATTCAATATCGTTGCAATGGGATTTGTCGGCCGATGATGTTGAGGGAAATTTAGATTTTGCTGGTTATCGTATTTTGCGGGCGGAATCACCGGATGGACCTTATGAGATTCGAAAAGATTCTATCCCGCGGGGAACGATGTCGGAGCGGGATAGCGGTGTCAAAGAATCCGATAATCAGGACTATTTCCCAAGAGAAAAAGATTTTTGGTATAAAGTAGTCACCCTGCATAAAAACGGTAATGCTGAATCTGAAGTTTTTGGACCGGTACGGGCCGTGGGCCAGCTTTACAACTGGGGTAAAACGCCTGTTGCCGCCGCTGTAATTCTGTTTACAGTCTTTACGTTATTTTTTATCCAGAAAGCACGGGCCGGCGCGGAATTATATGTACGCCCACTGGCGGGAATTGATGCTGTTGACGAGGCGATTGGTCGTGCTACGGAAATGGGCAAACCGATTCTCTATGTCTTGGGATTGGGTACTGCCGCTGACGTCGCGACTATCGCGTCGTTTACCATCCTGAGCCGTGTGGCCAAAAAAGTCGCCGAATATCAGACGTCTCTGATTGTTCCCTGTTATGATCCCATCGTTATGACGGTCGCGCAGGAAACGGTTAAGACAGCATACTATGATGCCGGACGCCCCGATGCTTACCATGAAGACGATGTTTTCTTCGTTACTAATCAGCAGTTCGCATACGTTGGCGGTGTCAACGGAATCATGATTCGAGAAAAGCCAGCGACGAATTTTTATCTCGGCAAGTTTTACGCCGAATCTCTCATCCTGGCCGAAACCGGATCGGCAACGGGGTCAATTCAAATTGCCGGTACCGATGAAGTGACCCAGATTCCGTTTTTTGTCGTTGCCTGCGATTATACTCTTATCGGTGAGGAGCTATATGCCGCTTCGGCGTATCTCGGTCGCGAACCGATTTTGCTCGGTTCTCTGAAAGGTCAGGACTACTGCAAAGCTCTGGTTATTATCAGCATATTACTGGGAGTCATCGCGGCTATATTCAACTGGGACGGCTTCATGAACCTTTTTACGGTCGGTAATTAG
- a CDS encoding fibronectin type III domain-containing protein — protein MNKILIALAIVLFIFTSSAIFAEEVTVVDESSDSTAVALPMPATNVSAQNAVYDAGGILNITWVKSPDDPANILGYKLYRSRANTDFEHVSDLIPGQTSYADEELENDILYQYKVAAYNSAGEVFSEASQPAAAAWEFFNFNQLNIFIMAIVVCGAVIGFIMSVKSGRKLFIRKIGGLEAIEEAVGRATEMGRPILFIAGIQDMDDVQTLAGITILGRVARVVADYDSKIRMPVSRSLVMTSARETIKEAYTSAGRPDGYSDDMVQYITDEQFGYVAAVNGIMVREKPATCLYLGAFFAESLILAETGNSIGAIQIAGTARPAQLPFFVAACDYTLIGEELFAASAYLSGDPKQLGSLKGQDIGKIVAMCGILLGTMAITLANAWDLESMQWLLDVLDAIFATN, from the coding sequence ATGAATAAAATCTTAATCGCACTGGCAATTGTATTATTCATCTTTACCTCTTCCGCGATTTTCGCCGAAGAAGTGACGGTTGTTGATGAGTCCTCTGATTCAACGGCTGTTGCTTTGCCAATGCCTGCGACTAATGTATCTGCCCAAAACGCTGTATATGACGCCGGAGGAATATTAAACATAACCTGGGTTAAATCCCCGGATGATCCGGCCAATATCCTCGGTTATAAACTCTATCGTTCACGAGCGAACACTGATTTTGAGCATGTTTCCGATTTAATACCCGGCCAAACATCTTATGCCGATGAGGAATTAGAAAACGATATCCTTTATCAATATAAAGTAGCCGCGTATAATTCTGCCGGTGAAGTTTTTTCGGAAGCGTCACAACCCGCCGCGGCGGCGTGGGAATTTTTCAATTTTAATCAATTGAATATTTTTATTATGGCCATTGTCGTATGCGGGGCGGTCATCGGTTTTATTATGTCAGTTAAAAGCGGCCGTAAACTGTTTATCAGAAAAATCGGTGGTTTGGAAGCTATAGAAGAGGCGGTTGGTCGCGCGACCGAAATGGGACGCCCGATTCTGTTCATAGCCGGCATTCAGGATATGGATGATGTCCAGACGTTGGCGGGGATAACTATTTTGGGGCGAGTTGCCCGAGTTGTTGCCGACTACGATAGCAAAATCAGGATGCCTGTCTCTCGCTCGCTGGTGATGACTTCGGCAAGAGAGACTATCAAAGAGGCGTATACGTCTGCCGGTCGTCCCGACGGTTATAGCGACGACATGGTTCAGTATATTACTGATGAACAGTTTGGTTATGTCGCTGCGGTTAATGGAATTATGGTTCGGGAAAAGCCGGCCACCTGTTTATATCTGGGAGCCTTTTTTGCCGAATCTTTGATTCTGGCTGAAACCGGGAATAGTATTGGAGCGATTCAAATCGCCGGAACCGCTCGTCCGGCCCAGTTGCCGTTTTTTGTCGCAGCTTGCGATTATACTCTAATTGGCGAGGAATTATTCGCCGCATCGGCCTATCTATCCGGAGATCCCAAGCAATTAGGATCTTTAAAAGGTCAGGATATTGGAAAAATTGTAGCAATGTGCGGCATATTACTGGGGACAATGGCGATTACTTTAGCTAACGCCTGGGATCTTGAATCAATGCAATGGCTTCTGGATGTGTTAGACGCGATATTTGCCACTAATTAG
- a CDS encoding fibronectin type III domain-containing protein, translating into MLKRLSVFSLYAVLFSILLFSPKILAQSESTESVTDTLTQPAYDSLFLRERTPQPAFEINAYDNENDKGDAIVVNWEKSPDDYEGGNVMEYKILRSTSPDGEFSELGSTPQGNTTFTDFQAPTATEYYYKIVAVNFVKSDGNVLWTTASESAVIGPVKSVSQWFNMSRLVIFIGTILLSSSIIYFIFAAKSGKKFYIRKIAGIEEVENAVGRATEMGRSIYYVPGIHDMDDVQTLASMSILGRVATIAAENDTRIDVPVCRSMVMVTAKEVVKEAYSKAGRPDSFIEDQVRYLTDDQFGYAAAIDGLFVREKPATIFLIGTFFAESLIMAETGNSIGAIQIAGTAMPAQLPFFVAACDYTLIGEELFAASAYLTGEPKLLGSLKGQDVGKVLCLTAIIVGVILLALNPEWNISGWFAAH; encoded by the coding sequence ATGCTTAAACGACTTAGTGTTTTTTCTTTATATGCGGTTCTGTTCTCAATCTTACTTTTTTCACCCAAAATTTTAGCGCAATCCGAATCAACTGAATCAGTTACAGATACTCTCACGCAACCGGCATATGATTCACTGTTTTTGAGGGAACGGACACCGCAACCCGCTTTTGAAATTAATGCCTATGACAATGAAAATGATAAGGGCGATGCCATCGTAGTCAACTGGGAAAAGTCGCCGGATGACTATGAAGGCGGCAATGTCATGGAATACAAGATATTACGCAGTACGTCGCCGGATGGAGAATTCTCCGAGCTTGGCAGTACTCCGCAAGGGAATACTACGTTTACTGATTTTCAGGCGCCTACTGCTACGGAATATTATTACAAGATCGTTGCCGTGAATTTTGTCAAATCAGATGGGAACGTTTTATGGACAACGGCGAGTGAATCAGCGGTGATCGGTCCGGTGAAATCTGTTTCTCAATGGTTCAATATGAGCCGGCTGGTAATTTTCATCGGTACGATATTGCTGTCATCCTCAATCATCTATTTTATCTTTGCGGCCAAAAGCGGAAAGAAATTTTATATCCGAAAAATTGCCGGTATTGAAGAAGTGGAGAATGCTGTCGGGCGTGCCACAGAAATGGGGCGTTCAATATATTATGTTCCGGGCATTCATGATATGGATGATGTTCAAACCCTTGCCAGTATGTCAATTTTGGGAAGGGTTGCGACGATTGCCGCCGAAAATGATACCCGTATCGACGTACCGGTTTGCCGTTCTATGGTTATGGTCACGGCCAAAGAGGTCGTCAAAGAAGCATACAGCAAAGCCGGTCGCCCGGATTCCTTTATTGAAGATCAGGTCAGATATCTTACCGACGATCAGTTTGGATATGCTGCCGCTATTGACGGGCTTTTTGTGCGTGAAAAACCGGCGACTATTTTCCTGATCGGCACTTTCTTCGCGGAATCGCTTATTATGGCTGAAACCGGCAATAGTATTGGCGCTATTCAAATAGCGGGTACGGCTATGCCGGCACAATTACCGTTTTTTGTTGCTGCCTGCGACTACACTTTGATAGGTGAGGAGCTTTTTGCGGCATCGGCATATCTGACCGGTGAGCCAAAACTGCTGGGATCGCTTAAAGGTCAGGATGTGGGCAAGGTGCTATGTCTGACAGCGATTATAGTTGGTGTGATCCTGTTGGCGCTTAATCCGGAATGGAATATCTCAGGGTGGTTTGCCGCCCATTAA
- a CDS encoding DUF4097 family beta strand repeat-containing protein has product MRAISFLVIVLILLSVPALAIYKDTQTLSLDASKIERLRINCGAGYLEIKGVEGLKTIEVEARIVIKGIDDEDIDEFIDDYMDLELEDKGNYAKLTSHFDYDGGGFFRRIATRALIDLTIQVPIEMELDIEDGSGLIAIQKVNGDVDIEDGSGEIGLFDIGGNIRINDGSGEIEMEDITGDIDLDDGSGDIRINVVTGDIEIDDGSGDIRVRRVDGSVTVSDGSGDIRIDDVTQDVDVEDDSSGSRHITNVEGKVYR; this is encoded by the coding sequence ATGAGGGCAATTTCATTTTTAGTCATCGTTCTGATTCTGTTATCGGTTCCCGCATTGGCCATTTACAAAGATACTCAAACGCTGTCTCTGGACGCGAGTAAGATCGAACGTCTGCGCATTAATTGCGGAGCCGGATATCTTGAAATCAAAGGCGTGGAAGGATTGAAAACGATTGAAGTCGAGGCTCGGATTGTAATCAAGGGCATTGACGACGAAGATATTGATGAATTTATCGATGATTATATGGATTTGGAATTGGAAGACAAAGGTAATTACGCGAAGTTAACCAGCCATTTTGATTATGACGGCGGTGGATTTTTCAGACGGATTGCCACCCGCGCTTTAATTGACTTAACGATTCAGGTACCGATCGAAATGGAGTTGGATATTGAAGACGGTTCGGGATTAATCGCGATTCAAAAAGTAAACGGCGATGTAGATATTGAAGACGGTTCCGGCGAGATTGGTCTTTTTGATATTGGCGGCAACATTCGTATCAATGACGGTTCGGGTGAAATTGAGATGGAGGATATAACCGGGGATATTGACCTTGACGATGGTTCCGGGGATATCAGGATAAATGTCGTCACGGGCGACATCGAAATTGATGACGGCTCGGGAGATATTCGCGTGCGAAGAGTTGACGGCAGTGTCACCGTCAGCGACGGATCGGGCGATATCAGAATTGATGATGTCACTCAGGATGTTGACGTCGAGGATGATTCATCGGGAAGCCGTCATATTACCAACGTTGAGGGAAAGGTTTATAGATAA
- a CDS encoding DinB family protein yields the protein MSEKSCLLKEEQIELWRKYIRPNINESLRLTPDDRLDWAPAEGMMTLGQVFVHIAETSDWWYDEVMKKNISVELTNKTIEDKKEVSTHLEAHWNRMERFFSEPREALEKLYSFTHKGKTFTFSGNWIFTHLLEHDSHHRSQIHQYLRILDITPPKV from the coding sequence ATGTCAGAAAAATCATGTCTCCTGAAAGAAGAACAAATCGAGCTGTGGCGCAAATATATCAGACCCAATATTAATGAATCTTTGCGATTAACTCCTGACGACAGGCTCGATTGGGCGCCGGCCGAAGGGATGATGACTCTGGGCCAGGTTTTCGTTCATATTGCCGAAACGTCCGACTGGTGGTACGATGAAGTGATGAAGAAAAACATCAGCGTCGAGTTGACCAACAAGACAATAGAGGATAAAAAAGAAGTCTCGACGCATCTCGAGGCGCACTGGAATCGGATGGAACGTTTTTTCTCTGAGCCCCGGGAAGCCCTGGAGAAACTATACAGCTTCACCCACAAAGGCAAAACCTTTACCTTTTCAGGCAACTGGATTTTTACGCATTTACTGGAGCACGACAGCCATCACCGCAGCCAGATCCATCAATACCTGCGCATCCTGGACATCACCCCACCGAAGGTGTGA
- a CDS encoding GHMP kinase encodes MENNLYNRLLKAKENSSLPTVIAYNRIDGPGSSLDLWEFQHAFGSIPIIPKDFESNKAMIWTKILPRTIGITINTGTRIHAEPLESGRIGVQSIEYGTDVFGRQGEIIPVRENWLLKIIEHFNISGVKFVLHNLRPGIKSAGLGGSATATTGVCILANELACRPLSDIQIISMASRIEQEYGVSITGTQEQSNVIFGGITDYVWFPWGIPGHSESGYGISLRTKLLSAEDFPLLKKRMAIFHSGTTRASSNINSIWLKALLTNKGYSLHRSKIEIAYEFREAIRLKKWDEIALCIKRYQQIRTKLSPDYLNGAREIHGFAEKNNCVIFPLGAGGGGSVLVYGPNPNSLKKLRGEFNGVYREIDFEILEKGHELINLPLVEE; translated from the coding sequence ATGGAAAATAATTTATATAATCGTCTTCTAAAGGCCAAAGAAAATAGTTCATTGCCCACAGTGATTGCATATAATCGTATTGATGGTCCAGGATCAAGTTTAGATTTATGGGAATTTCAGCACGCATTTGGATCCATCCCGATAATCCCGAAAGATTTTGAATCAAACAAGGCAATGATATGGACGAAAATACTCCCTCGAACAATTGGCATTACAATAAATACTGGGACAAGAATACATGCTGAGCCCTTGGAATCAGGTCGAATTGGTGTACAATCCATAGAATACGGTACAGATGTCTTCGGCCGCCAAGGGGAAATTATCCCGGTAAGGGAAAATTGGCTTCTAAAAATAATTGAGCATTTTAATATTTCTGGCGTTAAATTTGTTTTACACAATCTGCGTCCGGGTATAAAATCTGCTGGTCTGGGAGGGTCCGCTACTGCCACGACCGGAGTGTGTATATTAGCCAATGAATTGGCATGCAGGCCTCTTAGTGATATTCAAATTATTTCCATGGCATCAAGGATTGAACAGGAATATGGGGTGAGTATTACCGGTACGCAAGAGCAGTCGAATGTAATATTTGGAGGAATTACCGATTATGTATGGTTTCCCTGGGGCATACCTGGTCATTCCGAAAGCGGATATGGAATATCGTTGAGAACAAAACTGTTATCCGCCGAAGATTTTCCATTGTTGAAAAAGAGGATGGCAATATTCCATTCAGGGACAACTAGGGCAAGTTCTAATATTAATTCCATCTGGCTAAAAGCACTTTTAACCAATAAAGGATATAGCCTACACCGCTCAAAAATAGAGATAGCCTATGAGTTTAGAGAAGCTATCAGATTAAAAAAATGGGATGAGATAGCTCTATGTATCAAAAGATATCAGCAAATCCGCACGAAACTCTCGCCGGATTATTTAAATGGTGCACGGGAAATACACGGTTTTGCGGAAAAAAATAATTGCGTTATTTTCCCTTTAGGAGCTGGCGGAGGGGGAAGCGTTCTCGTATATGGCCCTAATCCTAATTCATTGAAAAAACTCCGAGGGGAATTTAATGGTGTATATCGTGAAATTGATTTTGAAATACTCGAAAAAGGGCACGAATTGATAAATCTACCCCTTGTGGAGGAATAA